The Humulus lupulus chromosome 4, drHumLupu1.1, whole genome shotgun sequence genome has a window encoding:
- the LOC133832455 gene encoding uncharacterized protein LOC133832455 codes for MEELRRNFEAENARIEQGHKRQVDSNAHQTEMFQTLLQRLPAAPANNQNEPEVVAAEVVHQDPPAGEARDEPQVEAPRVAQQKPISELFSRQNPPTFEGTTDPVVAEEWISILERIFDFRTTEHENVICTIYMLRKDARIWWDAVKKGHNVAEMEWPEFLVLFNSKYYSHTMIDHKVVEFTTLKQGNLSVKEYTRKFDHLCRFAPDLVNTESTKVWKYMRGLRGEIENLWTLGRQARKHMQKQWSERFAKSHGLNWKGRNPRSLKKESLPLAIRVRPKLTGMAPRECFSLGPTAIKGILEPDEAQG; via the coding sequence atggaggagctccGTAGAAATTTTGAAGCTGAGAATGCTCGCATTGAGCAGGGCCATAAAAGACAGGTGGACTCTAATGCCCACCAAACAGAGATGTTTCAGACATTACTCCAACGCCTCCCAGCAGCACCGGCTAACAATCAGAATGAACCAGAAGTAGTTGCGGCTGAAGTAGTGCACCAGGATCCACCGGCTGGTGAGGCAAGGGATGAACCACAGGTTGAGGCACCGAGGGTGGCCCAACAAAAACCCATCTCTGAATTGTTTAGTCGCCAGAACCCACCCACCTTTGAAGGTACTACTGACCCAGTGGTGGCAGAAGAATGGATCAGCATACTAGAAAGGATCTTCGATTTCAGAACTACTGAGCATGAAAATGTGATTTGTACAATTTATATGttgagaaaagatgcccgcatctggtgggatgctgTAAAGAAGGGTCATAATGTGGCCGAAATGGAATGGCCAGAATTCCTAGTCTTGTTCAACTCTAAATATTACAGCCATACCATGATTGACCATAAGGTGGTAGAGTTTACGACTCTGAAGCAAGGAAATTTGAGCGTCAAGGAATATACCAGGAAGTTTGATCACTTATGCAGATTCGCACCGGATTTGGTTAATACTGAATCAACCAAAGTATGGAAGTATATGAGAGGACTTCGAGGAGAGATCGAAAACTTGTGGACACTGGGAAGACAAGCCCGAAAACATATGCAGAAGCAGTGGAGCGAGCGCTTCGCCAAGAGTCATGGTCTGAACTGGAAAGGAAGGAATCCCAGAAGTTTGAAGAAAGAAAGTTTACCTTTGGCAATCCGGGTCAGACCTAAGCTAACCGGAATGGCTCCAAGGGAATGTTTTTCCCTAGGACCAACCGCAATAAAGGGAATTTTGGAACCCGACGAGGCTCAAGGCTGA